The Agelaius phoeniceus isolate bAgePho1 chromosome 26, bAgePho1.hap1, whole genome shotgun sequence genome has a window encoding:
- the NEUROD2 gene encoding neurogenic differentiation factor 2: protein MLTRLFSEPSLVPEVPKFPGWAEECEEDARSEKEERAGKGCALPEEPPEGSLGESKEEGELGGDEEEEEEEEEGLEEAEGERPKKRGPKKRKMTKARLERSKLRRQKANARERNRMHDLNAALDNLRKVVPCYSKTQKLSKIETLRLAKNYIWALSEILRSGKRPDLVSYVQTLCKGLSQPTTNLVAGCLQLNSRNFLTEQGQEGGRFHGPNAASFAVHPYPYPCSRLAAAPCPPAAGPGPHGLRTHGYCASAYESLYGNTSPDYNSSEYDGGLSPPLCINGNFSLKQDSSSPDHEKSYHYSMHYSALPGSRPAAHNLVFGSAGMRGGVHSENIFPYDMHLPHERGPMYEELNAFFHN, encoded by the coding sequence ATGTTGACGCGACTTTTCAGCGAGCCCAGCCTGGTCCCCGAAGTCCCGAAATTCCCCGGTTGGGCCGAGGAGTGCGAGGAGGATGCCCGGAGCGAGAAGGAGGAGCGGGCGGGGAAGGGCTGCGCCCTCCCCGAGGAGCCGCCCGAGGGTTCGCTGGGAGAGAGCAAAGAGGAAGGGGAGCTAGGAggggacgaggaggaggaggaggaggaggaggaaggcctggaggaggcggAGGGCGAGCGGCCCAAGAAGCGCGGCCCCAAGAAGAGGAAGATGACGAAGGCGCGGCTGGAGCGGTCCAAGCTGCGGCGGCAGAAGGCGAACGCCCGGGAGAGGAACCGGATGCACGACCTGAACGcggccctggacaacctgcgcAAGGTGGTTCCCTGCTActccaaaacccaaaaactctCCAAAATCGAGACCCTCCGCTTGGCCAAGAACTACATCTGGGCTCTCTCCGAGATCCTGCGCTCGGGCAAGCGGCCCGACCTGGTCTCCTACGTGCAGACTCTGTGCAaggggctgtcccagcccacCACCAACCTGGTGGCCGGCTGCCTCCAGCTCAACTCCCGCAACTTCCTGAcggagcagggccaggagggggGTCGGTTCCACGGCCCCAACGCCGCCTCCTTCGCCGTGCACCCCTACCCTTACCCTTGCTCGCGGCTGGCCGCGGCGCcctgcccgcccgccgccggccccgggccGCACGGGCTGAGGACACACGGCTACTGCGCCTCCGCCTACGAGAGCCTCTACGGCAACACCTCCCCCGACTACAACAGCTCGGAGTACGACGGGGGGCTCAGCCCCCCGCTCTGCATCAACGGCAACTTCTCCCTCAAGCAGGACTCTTCATCCCCCGACCACGAGAAAAGCTACCACTACTCTATGCACTACTCGGCGctgcccggctcccgccccgccgcccaCAACTTGGTCTTCGGGTCGGCGGGGATGCGCGGGGGGGTCCACTCCGAGAACATCTTCCCCTACGACATGCACCTCCCGCACGAGCGGGGCCCCATGTACGAGGAGCTCAACGCCTTCTTCCACAACTga